One genomic window of Candidatus Methanomethylicota archaeon includes the following:
- a CDS encoding UPF0147 family protein has translation MLESKVQQAIALLQSIVNDTGVPRNIRGAANNAIKMLQNEKLSLGVRAANAINILEDISQDPNMPLHTRVRLWSIISVLETIKD, from the coding sequence GGCTATAGCATTGTTACAGTCAATAGTAAATGATACAGGAGTCCCGAGAAATATTAGAGGTGCTGCAAACAATGCCATAAAAATGTTACAAAATGAAAAACTAAGTTTAGGAGTTAGGGCTGCTAACGCTATTAATATATTGGAAGATATATCACAAGACCCGAATATGCCGCTTCATACAAGAGTCAGGTTATGGAGCATAATATCTGTGCTGGAAACAATAAAAGATTAA